The Toxotes jaculatrix isolate fToxJac2 chromosome 6, fToxJac2.pri, whole genome shotgun sequence genomic interval TTTAAGAGACACAAAGATGTGGGTTGTATCTAGATAAACTTGAAATAAGCTGAGAGACCACAGTCAAAGGTAGTCTACAGTTTTATAAAAATGATTCTCACATAAAGCTAAACAGCTGTATCACATGGAAAAAGAGTTTTCCAAAAGTTGGTAGAATCAGAACCTCCATCCTTTTTCCTCCgtcttctcttctttcattatgttttaactttttccaaagctatttaaaaaaaggagCCCTGTTTGCTCCCAtgaacaaaagtaaaaaaaaaaaaaaaaacattcctgcaGGCTGGAATAAATGCCTGCCACATGCCCAAATGTCTGGGACTCATAATGTGCAACACTATCTTGATCATTTGGTATTCTGCGGGAAGAAAATGATGGTATGTCACGTAAATAAAGGCTTGTcaattcagagaaagacaccAATATCATCCTAAGACTGCAGGTTTGTTTTCAGATGTCCCACATATtgctagagaaaaaaaaagagagccaCTGATAGAAAGCAGCAGATAGACCAGGAGAGCTATGGAATAAAACAGGATATTGAAGCACTGGTAGAGGCAGGAAATAAGTCTGTGGTTGTTTACAGAATCCTCTGGACTCAAAGCTGATCAGGCATCATCTCTAAAGACTCCTGGGAAGAGACCTGTATGTATGGTCTACTGTTGACTTGGCATTGTGTAGGATTACAGTTCCTCCTGAGCTCTGACATTATGGGGTGTCAGAAGAGCCCAGGGCTTCCTCGTTTCTCAGCTGGTAAACTTCTCTGACAGCAATTTGAACTCCGTCTACCTCGGAGTCCTTCCATCCCTCTACAGGAGCTTAGCACATTCTGTGGTGCAGCCGTACACATTGATCTgttatgaaaacacatcagcCTCACATTCCACCAGATGAGGCACCCCTGTGTGTAATGGTCAATAAAGAGATGTGattattgtaaatattgtgCAAGGTGAAAATCGTGTTACTGTCTGGGAAAGCCCCAGATTTCAAGCttgttttgtatgaaaatgCCTGTGGGTCACCTGATGTCTGCAGACTTGTTAATACAGTAACATAACACTGACACTGTGCAGTGGTCACGCACATTTGAAACCACTCGCTGTGCTTTTGTAGAGACTTGTGAGGGAGTCAGATGCAGTCCCGGGAAGGTTTGCAAGATGAAGACGGGAaggcctcagtgtgtgtgctctccAGACTGCTCTCATATTTCCCGGAAGCATGCTGTGTGTGGCAGCGATGGAAAGACATATAAGGATGAGTGTACTCTGCTGATGGCCCGCTGCATGGGACACCCAGACCTGGAGGTCATGTACCAAGGAGAGTGCAAAAGTAAGCACAGTTCATGCATTCATCTAGTTTGTCAGATTCCCACACTGAGCTGTTCTGGACAAAATCTAAATAATGGCATTGTCTTTAACTGACGatcttattttctttgtgcCTTGCACAGAGTCATGCTCCAACGTGGTGTGTCCAGGAACTCACACCTGCGTGACCGACCAGACCAACAGTGCTCACTGTGTCATGTGCCGCACGACACCTTGCCCAATACCCATGCCGTCTGAGCAACCGATCTGTGGCAACGACAACATCACTTACCCCAGCGCCTGCCACCTCCGCCGGGCCACCTGCTTCCTCGGCCGCTCCATAGGAGTCCGCCACTACGGCCACTGCAACagtaaggctacaaaaataCCCATCACCTCCTTCTTCACCTGGTTTCACCTGTACTGATATAAACAATCATGATGATGCAGGTACTTTTTTGCTGTCTGTCATTCGTACAGATCCCCCTCGGAAAGCTCACAATTTCGAAGGCAGTGAGGAAAACGCAGTCTAGGCGGGCGATTCCTGACGCAGCCCTTTTCAAGAGATGAGTTGGTTTCCAAATGTCACACCACTAGCTTCCCGTGATGACCTCTTCTTTTGACAATCACTTCCCCTCCCCCTTGTACACAGAACGACGATACATTTAACATGGAAGACCTCGGCTGGAAGACACACTTTGGCGTAACTGCCTCAAAAAGAGCAGCAAAAACCCCTGTGAGCAGTTTGTGTTGATCTTGTGTTAGTTTGGAGGgtagaggcagaggagagcaTGTGTCTCGAGACAGAAATGTCTCATGAGCTCTTTGGGAGATGTGTGCATATTGTAAATAGAATACCACTACTATTTATTGGAGAAGGTATCAAACtctatttatgtttttatcttaGTAACAACTCCATATATCCTTGGGAAagctgatggaaaaaaatgtatttattgtgttttgtttattgtataTGTACAATAGCGGCCACTGGCATTGGCATTTTAcaactttttacagtttttacagtctCCATTtcccacaaacaaacagttttcccTCTTAAGCTGATGGAAAGCAACGCTAATTTGTTTGGAAAGTTGATACCACTTCATAGCCTGCCAGTGACATTTCAATCCACCACAGACAAGAACAAGACAACTacagctgtactgtatgtactctAGCTTTTGTCTGGGACGTGAGGAAGGGGTTCAGCCTAAACAAACCTGTAtagtctctctccctttctcgcCTCCCACATGTTTACTCTGGATCCTGATCCAAACTCTCAGCCACCCGCTGATCACTAAAATTAACagtttggttgtgtttgtggtAGTCTCAGAAGACTGTTGGTACAACCCCAAGGCCCCTACAATACCTCCTCTGTTGAACACTTGGCTTTGTTTTGTAAATGCATTTTTGTAGGTCATGCTAGTTCATTCCAATGctgttttgctgctttgaattgattggatttttttttttttttttttgaaagaactTACTGGACAGACAAATGTAATTAGCATCGTCTGATTGAAAGGAAAATTTAATTT includes:
- the fstl3 gene encoding follistatin-related protein 3 isoform X2 gives rise to the protein MSFLIFVFGVILTLYQIGSTPASAGMCWLQQSQDQRCDMVLMRGVTREECCAGDRLDTAWSNTSLPMNEVSLLGFLGIVSCKPCKETCEGVRCSPGKVCKMKTGRPQCVCSPDCSHISRKHAVCGSDGKTYKDECTLLMARCMGHPDLEVMYQGECKKSCSNVVCPGTHTCVTDQTNSAHCVMCRTTPCPIPMPSEQPICGNDNITYPSACHLRRATCFLGRSIGVRHYGHCNNPPRKAHNFEGSEENAV
- the fstl3 gene encoding follistatin-related protein 3 isoform X1, coding for MSFLIFVFGVILTLYQIGSTPASAGMCWLQQSQDQRCDMVLMRGVTREECCAGDRLDTAWSNTSLPMNEVSLLGFLGIVSCKPCKETCEGVRCSPGKVCKMKTGRPQCVCSPDCSHISRKHAVCGSDGKTYKDECTLLMARCMGHPDLEVMYQGECKKSCSNVVCPGTHTCVTDQTNSAHCVMCRTTPCPIPMPSEQPICGNDNITYPSACHLRRATCFLGRSIGVRHYGHCNSTFLLSVIRTDPPRKAHNFEGSEENAV